A portion of the Cyanobium sp. PCC 7001 genome contains these proteins:
- a CDS encoding 16S rRNA (guanine(527)-N(7))-methyltransferase RsmG has product MASASGSRADDGPSRGHLWAELGWQPSAEQEHRLERLQEQLRHWNGRLNLTRLVEGDDYWIAQVYDSLWPLVPLLASARALEPLRLIDVGTGCGFPGLAMAVALPNAHLTLVDSVGRKLEAVGAMAEALGLEHRVTLRCERAELTGRRADSRGRFDWAMARAVASAPVVAEYLVPLLKPDGRALLYRGQWTATDRQDLERACRRLRSRVSGVEQRRLPGDRGCRHAVLLEPAGVCPAAYPRPVGIPAKQPLGAASGG; this is encoded by the coding sequence ATGGCCTCTGCCTCCGGATCCAGGGCCGACGACGGCCCCAGCCGCGGGCACCTCTGGGCGGAGCTGGGCTGGCAACCCAGTGCCGAACAGGAACACCGGCTGGAGCGCCTGCAGGAGCAGCTGCGGCACTGGAATGGCCGGCTCAACCTCACCCGGCTGGTGGAGGGTGACGACTACTGGATCGCCCAGGTGTACGACAGCCTCTGGCCGCTGGTGCCGCTGCTGGCCAGCGCCAGGGCCCTGGAGCCTCTCAGGCTGATCGATGTGGGCACCGGCTGCGGCTTTCCGGGGCTGGCCATGGCCGTGGCCCTCCCCAATGCCCATCTCACCCTGGTGGACTCCGTGGGACGGAAGCTGGAGGCCGTGGGCGCGATGGCGGAGGCTCTGGGGCTGGAGCACAGGGTGACCCTGCGGTGCGAGCGGGCGGAACTCACCGGCCGGCGGGCCGACAGCCGGGGCCGCTTCGACTGGGCCATGGCGCGAGCCGTGGCCAGCGCCCCGGTGGTGGCCGAGTACCTGGTTCCCCTGTTGAAGCCCGATGGGAGAGCCCTGCTGTACCGGGGCCAGTGGACGGCCACGGATCGGCAGGATCTGGAGCGGGCCTGCCGCCGCCTCCGCTCGCGGGTGAGCGGGGTGGAGCAGCGGCGGCTGCCCGGGGATCGGGGCTGCCGCCATGCGGTGCTGCTGGAACCGGCGGGGGTGTGCCCCGCTGCCTATCCGCGCCCCGTGGGCATCCCCGCCAAACAGCCCCTGGGGGCAGCCTCAGGAGGCTGA
- a CDS encoding J domain-containing protein: protein MPLPPFGASPSHYSLLQLPSSASTEELRQAFRSLSKLYHPDTTALPVEEAAEAFQRLKQAYAVLSNPESRRRYDEELRRARAAVGPPSPLTAPPAPTLRTVPSARPMSVRRALSGGEWLALLLLGLALVLSLVLGVGLALARGMELARLPSWWPPG, encoded by the coding sequence GTGCCGTTGCCACCCTTCGGCGCCAGCCCCAGCCACTACAGCCTGCTGCAGTTGCCCTCCTCGGCCAGCACCGAGGAGCTGCGGCAGGCGTTCCGCAGCCTCAGCAAGCTCTACCACCCGGACACCACGGCACTGCCCGTTGAGGAAGCCGCCGAGGCCTTCCAGCGGCTTAAGCAGGCCTACGCCGTGCTGAGCAACCCCGAGAGCCGCCGCCGCTATGACGAGGAGCTGCGCCGTGCCAGGGCCGCCGTGGGTCCCCCGTCTCCCTTGACGGCGCCCCCTGCGCCCACGCTCCGCACCGTGCCCTCTGCACGGCCGATGTCCGTGCGCCGCGCCCTCTCCGGAGGGGAGTGGCTGGCCCTGCTGCTGCTTGGCCTTGCCCTGGTGCTGAGCCTGGTGCTCGGGGTGGGTCTGGCCCTGGCCAGGGGCATGGAGCTGGCCCGCCTGCCCAGCTGGTGGCCCCCGGGTTGA
- a CDS encoding DUF3143 domain-containing protein, protein MPDLPAETTPLYNHPLPALEAWLQQLGAIRRPSEPCLWDLHRPCWSASIELEVEDLKVSWEADGQECTRQFPYGLSRADVEAAILAGP, encoded by the coding sequence ATGCCCGACTTGCCCGCCGAAACCACGCCGCTCTACAACCACCCCCTGCCCGCTCTGGAGGCCTGGTTGCAGCAGCTCGGAGCGATCCGCAGGCCGTCGGAGCCCTGCCTCTGGGATCTGCACCGGCCCTGCTGGAGCGCCAGCATCGAGCTGGAGGTGGAAGACCTGAAAGTGAGCTGGGAGGCGGATGGCCAGGAATGCACCCGCCAGTTCCCCTACGGACTGTCCAGGGCCGACGTGGAGGCGGCGATCCTGGCCGGCCCGTGA
- the bioD gene encoding dethiobiotin synthase — protein sequence MGGAAAERPEGAVSGPAPIRLVVCGTDTDVGKTAVSAWLVQGLGAHYWKPVQSGLDGGGDCGRVKNLLRLPSSRLCPEAYRLREPVSPHWAAELEGVLIEPNRLTLPAVPGALVVETAGGLLVPLRRDWLQIDQLRQWNLPVVLVARSGLGTLNHTLLSLEALRRRQIPVLGLILNGAPHGDNPRTLVELGGVPLIGHLPPLSPLSGDSLEAEWQRQRIAHRLEALIAARPPGGWGCSDAGRPGDP from the coding sequence ATGGGAGGTGCTGCTGCTGAGCGGCCAGAGGGCGCCGTGAGCGGACCTGCACCGATCCGGCTGGTGGTCTGCGGCACCGACACCGATGTGGGCAAGACCGCGGTGAGCGCCTGGCTGGTGCAGGGGCTTGGCGCCCACTACTGGAAGCCGGTGCAGAGCGGCCTGGATGGTGGTGGCGACTGTGGCCGAGTGAAGAACCTGCTGCGCCTGCCCTCCAGCCGCCTGTGTCCGGAGGCCTACCGGCTCCGGGAACCCGTCTCCCCCCATTGGGCGGCCGAACTGGAGGGGGTGCTGATCGAGCCGAACCGCCTCACCCTCCCCGCCGTCCCCGGAGCCCTCGTGGTGGAAACGGCCGGAGGCCTGCTGGTGCCCCTGCGGCGGGACTGGCTGCAGATCGATCAACTGCGGCAGTGGAACCTGCCGGTGGTGCTGGTGGCCCGCAGCGGACTCGGCACGCTCAACCACACCCTGCTCTCCCTGGAGGCCCTGCGGCGGCGGCAGATTCCCGTGCTGGGCCTGATTCTCAATGGCGCCCCCCATGGCGACAATCCCCGCACCCTGGTGGAGCTGGGCGGCGTGCCCCTGATCGGCCACCTGCCGCCGCTCAGCCCTCTCAGCGGCGACTCCCTGGAGGCGGAATGGCAACGCCAGCGGATCGCCCATAGATTGGAGGCACTGATCGCGGCCAGACCGCCTGGGGGTTGGGGATGCAGCGACGCCGGTCGCCCAGGGGATCCGTGA
- a CDS encoding alpha/beta fold hydrolase gives MAPAWPGEGRRVLIAHSLGPHLLPAELLGQADAVVLLASFGRFVPQGPGGRRLRAALAGMARELKGAHVEAMLQTFLQEAAAPQAISQLPSTILEAPLTAAGRQRLQQDLASLQATAGLPAGFPSDGPCLVVEAELDRIVLPEARQQLRLALPEADRIELAGCGHALLSEGLVDRVIGWIEQL, from the coding sequence ATGGCTCCTGCCTGGCCCGGTGAAGGACGGCGGGTGCTGATCGCCCATTCCCTCGGGCCCCATCTGCTGCCGGCGGAGCTGCTGGGCCAGGCGGATGCGGTGGTGCTGCTGGCCAGTTTCGGGCGCTTCGTGCCCCAGGGGCCTGGCGGTCGGCGACTGCGGGCCGCCCTGGCCGGCATGGCGCGGGAGCTGAAGGGAGCCCACGTGGAAGCCATGTTGCAGACATTCCTGCAGGAGGCCGCCGCGCCCCAGGCCATCAGCCAGCTGCCCAGCACCATCCTGGAAGCACCGTTGACAGCGGCGGGGCGCCAACGGCTGCAGCAGGATCTGGCCAGCCTGCAAGCCACCGCCGGCCTGCCGGCTGGCTTCCCCTCGGATGGGCCGTGTCTGGTCGTGGAGGCTGAGCTCGACCGCATCGTGCTGCCGGAGGCACGGCAACAGCTGCGGCTGGCCCTGCCGGAGGCGGATCGGATCGAGCTGGCAGGCTGCGGTCATGCCCTGCTTTCCGAGGGGCTTGTGGATCGGGTGATCGGGTGGATCGAGCAGCTCTGA
- a CDS encoding SAM-dependent methyltransferase, with protein sequence MDRAALSQRNAFSQRVRCGFDQGAAAYDDHARLQRAVAWRLAHQVRALALPPGPMADLGAGTGLVGRSLAQQGWPQRLRQVDASAALLARNPLSESHGSLLWDLNQGLPDGLAGAALLSSSFALQWLDDPLLQLERWCQGLMVGGWLVLAVPTARSFPEWRTAASYAGVPCSGLPLPAARALESVARRDLRLERCDRLRFSLPCPDGGTFLGQLKAIGAGTSPTAPLGPMQLRRLLQHWPATGTVTWEVLLLSGQRAP encoded by the coding sequence GTGGATCGAGCAGCTCTGAGTCAGCGCAACGCGTTCAGCCAGCGCGTGCGGTGCGGTTTCGACCAGGGCGCAGCGGCCTACGACGATCACGCCCGGCTGCAGCGGGCCGTGGCCTGGCGCCTGGCCCACCAGGTGCGGGCCCTTGCCCTGCCACCGGGCCCGATGGCCGATCTGGGCGCCGGTACCGGCCTGGTGGGGCGCAGCCTGGCCCAGCAGGGCTGGCCCCAGAGGCTTCGGCAGGTGGATGCCAGCGCCGCACTGCTGGCCCGCAACCCCCTCAGCGAATCCCATGGCAGCCTGCTGTGGGATCTGAACCAGGGGCTGCCGGATGGACTGGCTGGGGCAGCCCTGCTCAGCTCCAGCTTCGCGCTGCAGTGGCTGGACGATCCTCTCCTGCAACTGGAGCGATGGTGCCAGGGCCTGATGGTCGGTGGCTGGCTGGTGCTGGCGGTGCCGACGGCTCGGAGCTTTCCGGAGTGGCGCACGGCCGCCAGCTACGCCGGGGTGCCCTGCAGCGGGCTTCCCCTGCCTGCGGCCCGGGCTCTGGAGTCTGTTGCCCGGCGCGACCTGCGGCTGGAGCGCTGCGATCGGCTGCGGTTCAGCCTCCCCTGTCCCGACGGAGGCACGTTCCTGGGCCAGCTCAAGGCCATCGGCGCGGGCACCAGCCCCACCGCCCCTCTGGGGCCGATGCAGTTGCGGCGGCTGCTGCAGCATTGGCCGGCGACTGGAACGGTGACATGGGAGGTGCTGCTGCTGAGCGGCCAGAGGGCGCCGTGA